From one Leptospira noumeaensis genomic stretch:
- a CDS encoding adenylate/guanylate cyclase domain-containing protein → MAEYDYIEGKKRIDEILDNKLEVIEKDELPNDSDFTFKNSYFSWVTSIFVDIRDSSILFSDQDKPKVSKIIRSFSSEVIEILRKNDSLREIGIRGDCIYGIYTTELKSKIYDIFEMSMYINTFMKMLNKLLTKKSLPTIKVGIGLSTSKELVVKAGRKDTGINSKVWIGEAVTKASNLSSLGNKTGYKPIVLSNNTYINIIDQFIEKCGDNSKSWFDQSTHNEYGIIYDANLILTEFNDWIEKNI, encoded by the coding sequence ATGGCAGAATACGATTATATAGAAGGCAAGAAAAGAATAGATGAAATTCTAGATAACAAACTAGAAGTAATTGAAAAAGACGAACTTCCTAATGATTCCGATTTTACTTTCAAAAATTCTTATTTTAGTTGGGTTACTTCGATTTTCGTAGATATCAGGGATTCAAGTATACTTTTTTCTGATCAGGATAAGCCAAAAGTATCTAAGATTATAAGATCTTTTAGCTCGGAAGTAATCGAAATACTTAGAAAAAATGATTCTCTAAGAGAAATTGGAATTAGAGGAGATTGTATCTATGGAATATACACAACTGAATTAAAAAGCAAAATCTATGATATTTTTGAAATGTCTATGTATATCAACACATTCATGAAAATGCTAAATAAGCTCTTAACTAAAAAAAGTTTACCCACGATAAAAGTCGGGATAGGTTTATCGACATCCAAAGAACTAGTAGTAAAAGCAGGTCGTAAAGACACAGGAATTAACAGTAAAGTCTGGATTGGAGAAGCAGTCACAAAAGCATCAAATTTATCTTCATTAGGAAATAAAACTGGCTACAAACCAATAGTATTATCAAATAACACATATATCAACATAATTGACCAATTCATAGAAAAATGCGGCGACAATTCGAAATCATGGTTTGACCAAAGTACGCACAATGAATACGGAATAATCTATGACGCCAATCTAATATTAACAGAATTCAATGATTGGATCGAAAAAAATATATAA